A window of Desulfatibacillum aliphaticivorans DSM 15576 contains these coding sequences:
- a CDS encoding C25 family cysteine peptidase — protein sequence MEKRKWISASGKADIGKEADKSISKTDYSKVRSLGVDDQGGGATIVTYELTGAWMDELEYRGNVYDLIDIPSAGVHTQPGHPAVPQEGLFVAIPPNAKVTAVKLLKETDRELDGKYNLIPVAEPSIEGHAEVYKPDPGIYGKDAFAPDQPFEFVGEKRVSGRLVAHILVFPAKYNPQTGKVVLVESLELEVTYDTKPGMDCAPMKRGQASNAILDSLILDAETASKMEDKLGADVDVKAAEPKKLKDPGNHGDFVIVTTGDLKDAFKNFIDIRNLDHTVKLALLNDIKKEFPATGDDVSIKDFLTYAYNNWALRPKWVILGGDADKIPTHHTACATWNDPGDEPHHGLMASDHFYADISGDILPELLVGRFPASDSDTMKKICARALAFGRHGSQWRDVIMLTTYQRNDYEQCKDAIAVAIDGEKRRDYNAALKYYGSDPAATKAKIIERLNERDNHHVAKNGGVDIVNYRGHGSQTAWQASNGLNINDVTNLKTGSKTPLVLSICCLNNFIDWTSPCFGETWISKLKSAGFWGASRPSYTAVNHKFDKFLWEGIINERYTSIGDIAQYGTAKLWQNDTSDLAKQNIKMYLLLGDPTADAKKVKNYSVSFKGNDGSYASVPNSPEIATAKEITVEVMMRAESFNGGNWQDAVVSKHGPESGWELRVGEAIPRMMVTIGKTHYYAQPDDPAKSPKLQAKRWYHLAGTFDGKTIKMYVDGELWFSKSVKGNITQYSGDLVFAKNANPEWDKRWFKGDIANVALWNKARSQKEIQGDIFDNILADEIDRHNGLLGYWAMNEGGEEGEIVSDKFNVLYDQVQTSINILSANNSGRIHKASWEKQHLNFYFTGKYTCGVKFGGATGTWHDASNLEIKPDGAITYAGKTLVKPLIEANRIAWCIEDGNDSEGAIELMLGSDSRYFWPEGDQTDRLFQGWIRDKGPSGPLDFRGRTS from the coding sequence ATGGAAAAAAGAAAATGGATCTCAGCGTCCGGAAAAGCCGACATCGGCAAGGAAGCGGACAAGTCAATCTCCAAGACGGATTACTCCAAAGTGCGCAGTCTGGGGGTTGACGATCAGGGCGGCGGCGCCACAATCGTAACATACGAATTGACCGGCGCCTGGATGGATGAACTGGAGTATCGGGGGAATGTGTATGACCTCATCGACATTCCCAGCGCGGGGGTGCACACGCAGCCGGGCCATCCGGCCGTCCCCCAGGAAGGGCTCTTTGTGGCCATTCCGCCCAACGCAAAGGTTACGGCGGTAAAGCTGCTCAAGGAGACGGATCGCGAGCTTGACGGGAAATACAACCTGATTCCCGTGGCGGAGCCCTCCATCGAAGGTCATGCGGAGGTGTACAAACCGGACCCCGGCATATACGGGAAAGACGCATTTGCGCCGGATCAGCCCTTCGAGTTCGTGGGGGAAAAACGGGTTTCCGGCCGTTTGGTGGCGCACATATTGGTTTTTCCGGCCAAGTACAATCCCCAGACTGGCAAGGTCGTTTTGGTGGAAAGTTTGGAATTGGAAGTGACCTACGACACCAAGCCCGGCATGGACTGCGCCCCCATGAAACGCGGCCAGGCATCCAACGCCATTCTGGACTCCCTGATTCTCGACGCGGAAACGGCCTCTAAGATGGAAGACAAGCTGGGCGCAGACGTGGACGTAAAAGCGGCAGAACCCAAAAAGCTCAAGGACCCCGGCAACCACGGCGATTTTGTCATCGTGACCACCGGCGATCTCAAGGACGCCTTTAAAAATTTCATCGACATTCGCAACCTGGACCACACGGTCAAGCTCGCACTGCTGAATGACATCAAGAAGGAATTCCCGGCAACCGGGGACGATGTTTCCATCAAGGATTTTCTAACCTATGCCTACAATAACTGGGCGCTGCGCCCCAAATGGGTGATCCTGGGAGGAGACGCGGACAAAATCCCCACCCACCATACGGCCTGCGCAACCTGGAACGATCCGGGCGACGAGCCGCATCATGGGCTCATGGCCTCGGATCATTTCTATGCCGACATATCCGGAGATATTCTGCCGGAACTCCTGGTCGGCCGCTTTCCGGCAAGCGACTCCGATACCATGAAAAAAATCTGCGCACGCGCCCTCGCCTTCGGCCGGCACGGCAGCCAATGGCGGGACGTCATTATGCTCACCACCTACCAGCGCAACGATTACGAGCAATGCAAGGACGCCATTGCCGTCGCCATTGACGGGGAAAAGCGCAGGGACTACAACGCCGCCCTGAAATACTACGGCAGCGATCCCGCGGCGACCAAGGCGAAGATCATTGAAAGGCTCAACGAGCGGGACAACCACCACGTCGCCAAAAACGGGGGCGTGGATATCGTGAATTATCGCGGACACGGCTCCCAGACCGCCTGGCAGGCTTCCAACGGATTGAACATCAACGACGTCACCAACCTGAAAACCGGAAGCAAGACGCCCTTGGTTCTCAGCATCTGCTGCCTGAACAACTTCATTGACTGGACGAGCCCGTGCTTTGGCGAAACATGGATCAGCAAGCTGAAATCCGCGGGATTCTGGGGCGCGTCGCGGCCCTCTTACACTGCTGTTAATCACAAATTCGACAAGTTTTTGTGGGAAGGAATCATCAACGAACGGTACACCAGCATCGGCGATATCGCCCAATACGGCACGGCCAAGTTATGGCAGAATGATACCAGCGACCTGGCCAAGCAGAACATCAAGATGTACCTGCTCCTGGGCGATCCTACGGCCGACGCCAAAAAGGTGAAAAACTACTCGGTCAGCTTCAAGGGCAATGACGGCTCCTATGCATCGGTTCCCAACTCTCCTGAAATCGCCACGGCCAAGGAGATTACGGTTGAGGTAATGATGCGCGCCGAATCCTTCAACGGCGGAAACTGGCAGGACGCCGTGGTTTCCAAGCACGGCCCGGAAAGCGGATGGGAGCTGCGTGTGGGGGAAGCCATTCCCCGCATGATGGTCACCATTGGCAAGACCCATTATTACGCCCAGCCCGACGATCCGGCAAAGTCCCCCAAGCTGCAAGCCAAACGCTGGTATCATCTGGCGGGAACCTTTGACGGCAAAACCATCAAAATGTATGTGGACGGAGAGCTTTGGTTCAGCAAATCCGTCAAGGGGAACATCACGCAATACAGCGGAGACCTTGTCTTCGCCAAAAACGCCAATCCCGAGTGGGACAAGCGGTGGTTCAAGGGGGACATCGCAAACGTGGCCTTGTGGAACAAAGCCCGCTCCCAAAAGGAAATCCAGGGCGATATTTTCGACAATATCCTCGCGGACGAAATCGACCGGCACAATGGCCTGCTTGGCTATTGGGCCATGAACGAAGGCGGCGAAGAAGGCGAAATCGTCTCCGATAAGTTCAACGTGCTTTACGACCAGGTGCAGACCAGCATCAATATCCTGAGCGCCAATAACAGCGGCCGCATCCACAAAGCCTCCTGGGAAAAGCAGCATCTCAACTTTTATTTCACCGGCAAATACACCTGCGGCGTAAAATTCGGCGGGGCGACCGGGACCTGGCACGATGCCTCCAACCTGGAAATCAAACCCGACGGAGCCATAACCTATGCCGGAAAAACGCTCGTCAAACCTCTGATCGAAGCGAATCGAATCGCCTGGTGCATTGAAGACGGGAACGACTCGGAAGGCGCCATCGAGTTGATGTTGGGCAGCGACTCCCGCTATTTCTGGCCGGAGGGGGATCAGACAGACAGGCTCTTCCAGGGCTGGATCCGAGACAAAGGCCCGTCAGGCCCTCTCGACTTCAGGGGCAGGACCTCCTGA
- a CDS encoding FAD-binding oxidoreductase: MPIDAAIIKILKKIVGPKHVHDSWHQRAAYAYDASNRDFAPDAVVFPATTAHVAEIINLANLNNFYVIPRGAGTGMTGGSLAVKGGVVMPLTRMDQVLGVDPANLTADVEPGVVTGDFQKLVEAQGLFYPPDPSSSAYCTMGGNVAECAGGPKAVKYGVTRDYVLGLEAVTGAGEVVATGVRTAKGVVGYDLTRLITGSEGTLAVITRITVRLLPLPESVRTITAVYDKIDDAAKTVAAVFSAGIICRSIEYLDQAAIGCAESHLEIGLPTDAEAILLLEVDGDPQQAERAAERVAKVCRDQNARTVSGVDDAEAAANLWKARKGLSPALFKYGPHKINEDIVVPRTKIPAVVRRINELRAKTGLTMVSFGHAGDGNIHFNIMLDKEDPVALEKAESAVVELFDYVLKLGGTISGEHGVGISKAPYFDMEIPPAQMEIMRQIKDVFDPNHILNPGKMFPPET; encoded by the coding sequence ATGCCTATAGACGCCGCCATTATAAAAATCCTGAAAAAAATCGTGGGTCCCAAACACGTTCACGACTCGTGGCATCAGCGGGCGGCTTACGCCTATGACGCATCCAACAGGGATTTTGCACCCGACGCCGTGGTTTTTCCGGCCACCACAGCCCACGTGGCTGAAATCATCAATCTGGCCAATCTCAATAATTTTTACGTCATCCCCCGAGGCGCGGGAACGGGCATGACCGGCGGGTCCCTGGCCGTGAAGGGCGGGGTGGTTATGCCCCTGACCCGCATGGATCAGGTGCTTGGCGTGGACCCGGCCAATCTGACGGCGGACGTGGAGCCCGGGGTGGTCACCGGAGATTTTCAGAAGCTGGTGGAAGCCCAGGGCCTGTTTTATCCCCCGGACCCGTCCAGCTCCGCCTACTGCACCATGGGCGGGAATGTGGCCGAATGCGCGGGCGGCCCCAAGGCCGTCAAATACGGCGTCACCAGGGATTACGTCCTGGGCCTGGAAGCGGTCACCGGCGCAGGAGAGGTAGTCGCCACCGGCGTGCGCACGGCCAAAGGCGTCGTGGGCTACGACCTCACCCGCCTGATCACCGGGTCCGAAGGCACCCTGGCCGTCATCACTCGGATCACCGTGCGCCTGTTGCCCCTGCCCGAGTCGGTGCGCACCATCACGGCGGTGTACGATAAAATCGACGACGCCGCCAAAACCGTGGCCGCCGTCTTCTCCGCCGGCATTATATGCCGGAGCATCGAATACCTGGATCAGGCGGCCATAGGATGCGCCGAAAGCCACCTGGAAATCGGCCTGCCCACGGACGCGGAAGCCATTCTGCTTTTGGAAGTGGATGGCGATCCCCAACAGGCGGAGCGCGCAGCCGAACGCGTAGCCAAGGTCTGCCGGGACCAAAACGCCCGCACCGTGTCAGGCGTGGACGACGCCGAAGCCGCCGCCAACCTCTGGAAAGCCCGCAAAGGGCTGTCGCCGGCGCTTTTCAAATACGGCCCCCATAAAATCAACGAAGACATTGTGGTGCCCCGCACAAAAATTCCCGCCGTGGTGCGCAGGATCAACGAACTCCGGGCTAAAACCGGCCTGACCATGGTCAGCTTCGGCCATGCCGGGGACGGAAACATCCATTTCAACATCATGCTGGATAAGGAAGACCCCGTGGCCCTGGAAAAGGCCGAGTCCGCCGTGGTGGAGCTTTTTGACTACGTCCTGAAACTGGGCGGCACCATTTCCGGCGAGCACGGCGTGGGGATATCCAAAGCTCCGTATTTTGACATGGAAATTCCCCCCGCCCAGATGGAAATCATGCGCCAGATCAAGGACGTGTTCGACCCCAACCACATCCTCAACCCCGGCAAGATGTTTCCGCCGGAGACCTAA
- the dnaA gene encoding chromosomal replication initiator protein DnaA, whose translation MMTDSMRLVWEKAKEAIRSQVPDQGYLMWIDPLRVVKAAADSVVLGCPNPLAKKWLMDHYRGLLESAMQQAAQRPLKVLLEVAECAAEAPETPEEAPQQLCLPAFADIPRPSSGRLLNRDFTFDSFVVGDCNDFAYSAALSVASKRSKLHAPLYLLAQTGLGKSHLSQAVGRQVMQESPEERVFYITAEDFTNEMIGALNTGTISSFKEKYRRNCDTLILEDVHFLSGKNRTQDELAFTLDSLMETNKRLVFTSAYLPSEIPKMHDSMRSRLNAGVISSLEAPDFRMRMRILQRKANSAKIALPMDVAEFMASELTGDIRHLESGIKGLAARNSIMGRGIDLKMAREVVGNIVRNRKALTLGVITKMVCKYYRVTEEDLRSRSRKQAIARPRQVAMYLGRRYTDQSLQAIGRTFNRYHATALHAVGVVERHIRENGDMREPVLFLCGKIEAGEF comes from the coding sequence ATGATGACAGATTCTATGCGGCTAGTCTGGGAAAAGGCCAAGGAAGCCATTCGTTCGCAGGTGCCGGATCAGGGATATCTCATGTGGATTGATCCGTTGAGGGTAGTCAAAGCCGCAGCCGACTCGGTTGTGCTGGGATGCCCAAACCCCTTGGCTAAGAAATGGTTGATGGACCACTATCGCGGCTTGCTGGAATCGGCGATGCAGCAGGCGGCCCAACGACCGTTAAAAGTCCTTTTGGAGGTGGCGGAGTGCGCGGCCGAGGCCCCGGAGACGCCCGAGGAGGCGCCTCAGCAGTTGTGCCTGCCTGCCTTCGCCGACATTCCCCGGCCCAGTTCGGGGAGGCTCCTTAACCGGGATTTCACTTTTGACAGTTTTGTGGTGGGGGATTGCAACGACTTCGCCTATTCGGCGGCGTTGTCCGTGGCCTCCAAACGTTCCAAACTCCATGCTCCTTTATATCTCCTGGCCCAGACCGGGTTGGGCAAGAGCCATTTGTCTCAGGCGGTGGGGCGCCAGGTGATGCAGGAAAGCCCCGAGGAGCGGGTTTTTTACATCACTGCGGAAGATTTCACCAACGAGATGATAGGGGCCCTAAACACGGGAACCATTTCCTCGTTCAAGGAAAAATACCGCAGGAACTGCGACACGTTGATCCTGGAAGACGTCCATTTTTTGAGCGGAAAAAATCGGACCCAGGATGAATTGGCTTTTACCTTGGATTCCCTCATGGAAACCAACAAGCGCCTGGTTTTCACCAGTGCGTATCTGCCTTCGGAAATCCCCAAGATGCACGATTCCATGCGGTCCAGGCTCAACGCCGGAGTCATCTCCAGCCTGGAAGCCCCGGATTTCAGAATGCGAATGCGCATACTTCAGCGCAAAGCCAATTCCGCCAAGATTGCCCTGCCCATGGACGTGGCCGAATTCATGGCCTCCGAACTCACCGGGGACATCCGCCACCTGGAAAGCGGCATCAAAGGCCTGGCCGCCAGAAATTCCATCATGGGGCGCGGCATCGACCTGAAAATGGCTCGGGAAGTGGTGGGGAACATCGTCAGGAACAGAAAAGCCTTGACTCTGGGCGTCATAACAAAGATGGTTTGCAAATATTACCGGGTCACCGAAGAGGATTTGCGGTCCCGGTCCCGGAAGCAAGCCATAGCCCGTCCCAGGCAGGTCGCCATGTATTTGGGCCGGCGCTATACGGATCAGTCCCTGCAGGCCATTGGGCGGACCTTCAACCGCTATCACGCCACAGCCCTCCATGCTGTGGGCGTGGTGGAACGCCACATCCGCGAAAATGGGGACATGCGGGAGCCTGTCCTTTTCCTGTGCGGGAAAATTGAAGCCGGGGAGTTTTAA
- the pdxA gene encoding 4-hydroxythreonine-4-phosphate dehydrogenase PdxA, translating into MKSLPIIGITMGDPVGVGPEIIVKTLKNKDIYKICRPLVIGDLKVMEQAESLIRSGLNFRPAGSPEDAAYEYGRVDILPVSDLDPTRLAPKTPCAKTGEAMVKYITTAVDFARDNRIQAVTTGPIQKAAVHAAGYTFAGHTELLAQRTGTSRYVMMLAGDKLRVVLVTIHMAVSEIPAHVTREKFIETVEVTGQALKERFGIPHPRLAVAALNPHAGEEGAFGTEERDVIIPAMEHFKGSDIALDGPWPADTLFYHAQQGKWDAVVCMYHDQGLIPFKMIHFHDGVNTTLGLPIIRTSVDHGTAYDLAGTGKADHGSMEAAIRMAALQASNLK; encoded by the coding sequence ATGAAATCATTGCCAATCATCGGAATCACCATGGGAGACCCTGTGGGAGTCGGCCCGGAAATCATAGTTAAAACCCTTAAAAACAAAGATATTTATAAGATTTGCCGACCACTGGTTATCGGTGATTTAAAGGTTATGGAGCAGGCGGAATCTTTGATCCGGTCCGGCCTGAACTTCCGTCCTGCAGGGTCCCCGGAGGATGCCGCCTATGAGTACGGCCGGGTGGACATACTGCCTGTATCCGACCTGGATCCAACCCGGCTTGCGCCTAAAACGCCTTGCGCAAAGACTGGCGAAGCCATGGTAAAATATATCACCACAGCGGTGGATTTTGCCAGGGATAACCGGATACAGGCTGTTACGACCGGCCCTATCCAGAAAGCGGCGGTGCATGCGGCCGGCTACACTTTCGCCGGCCATACCGAACTGTTAGCCCAACGAACCGGGACCAGCAGGTATGTCATGATGCTGGCGGGAGACAAGCTGCGGGTGGTGTTGGTGACCATCCACATGGCCGTCAGCGAGATTCCGGCGCATGTGACCCGGGAAAAATTTATTGAAACCGTCGAAGTGACGGGCCAGGCGTTAAAAGAAAGATTTGGAATTCCCCACCCCAGATTGGCGGTGGCCGCCCTCAATCCCCACGCCGGCGAGGAAGGCGCCTTCGGTACGGAGGAAAGGGACGTGATCATCCCGGCCATGGAGCATTTCAAGGGCAGTGACATCGCCCTGGACGGCCCCTGGCCCGCGGACACCCTGTTTTACCACGCCCAGCAGGGCAAATGGGATGCCGTGGTCTGTATGTATCACGACCAGGGGCTTATCCCGTTCAAGATGATCCACTTTCACGATGGGGTGAACACCACTCTGGGGCTGCCTATCATCCGCACCTCGGTGGATCACGGCACGGCCTACGACCTGGCCGGAACCGGCAAGGCCGACCACGGCAGCATGGAAGCGGCCATCCGCATGGCGGCTTTGCAGGCCTCCAACCTCAAGTAA
- a CDS encoding zinc-dependent peptidase: protein MFRWFADRRRKKLTQAPFPPVWKEILRQNVAYYSMLKAEERAKLHALIQVFVAEKNWEGAGELELTDEIRVTIAAQACLLLLGLPHNYYRNVQSIIVYPSTVTPPQRKRSFFESSPTSVEAPQPILGQAFKGGPVILCWDAGLRGGRNSEDGHNLVYHEFAHKLDMLDGAADGTPPLRDRAEYRDWVQVCSEEFLRLKKNAKNGRKSFLRSYGAVNEAEFFAVATEQFFEQPQKMVEHAPELYRVLKEYYRQDPYRRASRKA, encoded by the coding sequence ATGTTTCGTTGGTTCGCAGATCGCCGCAGAAAAAAACTCACCCAGGCCCCCTTTCCGCCGGTCTGGAAAGAAATCCTGCGTCAAAACGTGGCCTATTACAGCATGCTGAAGGCGGAGGAACGGGCAAAGCTCCATGCCCTGATCCAGGTGTTTGTCGCAGAAAAAAACTGGGAGGGAGCGGGAGAGCTGGAGCTGACGGACGAAATCCGGGTCACCATTGCAGCCCAGGCCTGCCTGCTTCTTTTGGGGCTGCCCCATAATTATTACCGGAACGTCCAATCCATCATCGTGTATCCATCCACCGTCACTCCGCCCCAGCGCAAGCGGAGCTTCTTTGAAAGCTCCCCCACGTCCGTCGAGGCGCCCCAGCCTATCCTGGGGCAGGCTTTCAAGGGCGGTCCCGTGATTTTGTGCTGGGATGCGGGCCTGCGGGGCGGACGCAACAGCGAAGACGGCCATAACCTGGTTTATCATGAATTCGCCCACAAGCTGGACATGCTGGACGGAGCGGCCGACGGAACGCCGCCCCTGCGTGACAGGGCCGAATACAGGGATTGGGTTCAGGTTTGCTCCGAGGAATTCCTGCGCCTAAAAAAGAACGCCAAAAATGGAAGAAAATCCTTTTTAAGAAGTTACGGGGCCGTAAACGAAGCGGAGTTTTTCGCCGTGGCCACAGAGCAGTTTTTCGAGCAGCCCCAAAAGATGGTAGAGCACGCCCCGGAATTGTATCGCGTGTTGAAGGAGTACTACCGCCAGGATCCATATCGGCGCGCTTCCCGCAAAGCCTGA